The Chelatococcus sp. HY11 nucleotide sequence GCCTTGAGGGCGTCAGGCGGATTGATGCGCGCGGGCTCCGGCTCATTCCGGGGCTCATCGACCAGCATATCCATTTCGTCGGCGGCGGCGATGCCAACGGCCCACGCGGGCGCGTCGAGGAACTGACGGCGCGGCAATTATTGTCCGCTGGCACGACGACAGCGGTCGGTCTGCTCGGCGTCGACAACGAAACCCGCGATTTACGGCTTCTGCTTCGCAAAGCGCATGAATTGCGCGCTGGGGGCGTGACCGCCTTCATCTATACCGGCGGCATGCCGCTGCCGGCCCGGCATCTTCTCGACAGCATCTGCGCCGATGTGTCCTTCATCGACCAGGTGATCGGCGCGAAATCCGCCGTCGCGGAGCGTCTGCATCCCAATCGCGACTGGAATGATCTGGCAGACCTCGCTGGCCAGGTGATGCGGGCGCGCGCGATGTCCGGCAAGGCGGCTGTGTTGCACTGCCATGTCGGTTCGCTCGACGAGGCGCTGGCGCCTCTCGTCCGGCTTGTGGACGAGTTGGATATGCCGATCGAGCAGATCATCCCGACGCATGTCAACCGCACTCCGGATTTCTCACCGGTCTTCGAGGAGGCGATCGCCTTCGCCCTGCGCGGCGGCACCATCGACATGACCTGCTGCGTCTCCAGGTTGGATGGAAACCTGACGGGCGTCGATGTTCCTGACGCCATGCGCATTTGTCTGGAGAGAGGCGTCCCGCTCGCGCAGATCACGGTCTCGACTGACGGGAATATCCCGGCCGCGGTGCGGGATGCGGATGGCAAGCTCACGGGTTACCGCACGGTGCCGCCGAGCGTGCTCTTCCGCGACCTGGTGCGAATGGTGCATGAGCTCGGCCTTCCCCTTGATCAGGCGCTCCAGCCCATGACGACCAACGTTGCGCGCGTGCTGGGTCTCGATGCGCGCAAAGGCCAGGTGGCCCCCGGTTTCGACGCGGACTACGTGCTCATCGACCAGAACGATCTCGTCCATACGGTGATCGCCGGCGGCGCGGTGGTCTTCCAGCAGTAAAGGCATTTTTCTGATGGTGATGTTCAGCAATCTCGGCGCGGCCCTGTCGACCCATGTTCCGGCCGAACAGGCCGCGATCATCGATCTCGGGTCCGCTGAGCCGCGCAGCTACAGCTACGCGGAGCTCGATGCGCTGATATCAGCCTATGCACGCGGCTTTGTGCGGCGGGGCATCGGACCCGGCGAGCGCATCGCCATCGTCGCCGCCAACAGCGTGCATTTCATCGCCATCGCTTTCGGAGCGCTCCGGGCCGGCATCACGGTCGTACCGGTGAACTACAAGCTGCCGCCGTCTCTGGTGGCTTTCATCCTGGAGGATAGCGACGCCCGGCTGGTGTTCTGCGATGGGCCGCGCGAGCCGCTCGTCCCAGCCTCCTACGAGCGCATCCGCATGGACGATCGCGGGGAGGGGACGGCGCTTGCCCAATTCCGCGATCCCGGTCCTTTCACGGCTGTTGAACCTGGGCCGCAAGACGTCGCCATGATCATCTACACGTCCGGTTCCTCGGGTGTGCCGAAGGGGGTGATCTTCTCCCACCGGGGACATCTGTGGGCGCTCGATCACCGCACCAGCGCCAACAGCCCCGTCGGCCAGCGCACCATCGTCGCGGCACCGCTCTATCACCAGAACGGTCTTGCCTCGTCGCAGGCGACGCTCGGCAGCGGCGGCACGGTGATCCTGCTGCCGAGCTTCGAGGTGGAGACCTTCGTGCGGGCGATCGCCGCCTATGGCGTCGAGATGATCACGGCCGTGCCGACCATGATCGCGATGCTCGCCCGCCGCACGGACCTTCTCCAAGAGCTCGATTTTTCCAAGGTCAAGCTGGTGCGCGTCTCGTCCGCGCCGGCAACGCCGGAGCTGATGGCCGACATCAGGCGGATTTTCACCAATGCGAAGGTGGTCAACGGCTTCGGCACGACCGAGGCAGGCCCGATCTTCTTCGGCCCGCATCCCGATGGCCTGCCGCAGCCGGACATGTCGGTCGGTTATGCGCATCCGGCGGTGGAGCTGCGGCTCGTCGAGGACGGCAAGGTGCGGCCGGACAAGGGTGTCCTGCAGATCCGCAGCCGCGCCGTCATGATGGGCTATCTGAACAAGCCCGAACTCTCCGCGAAGTCGATGACCGATGACGGTTTCTACATCACCGGCGACATCTTCGAGCGCGACGCCGACGGCTTTTATTTCTTCGTGAGCCGCGCCGACGACATGTTCGTCTGCGGTGGCGAAAATGTCTTTCCCGGTGATGTCGAGGCCATGCTGATGCAATTGCCCGCTGTCGCCGAGGTCTGCGTCGTGCCGGTGCCTGACGCCATCAAGGGCCAGAAGCCGGTCGCCTTCGTCGTGCCGAAGCGCGGCGAAAGCGTGAGCGAGGACGAGGTGAAGGCTTTCGCCTTGGCCAACGGCCCCGCCTACCAGCATCCGCGGCGCGTTTTCATCGTGCCGGAACTCCCGCTCGCCTCGACCAATAAGGTCGACAGGCGGGCCCTGACCGAACGCGCGCTGGCGCTGACGTCATAAAACCAACAAGCGAGGAAGCTTGCCATGAAGGCATTCTACATCAAGGAACACGGCGGCCCCGAGGCCTGCGTGTATGATGCGCATTACCCGGATCCCGTCGTCCAGCCCGGCGGCGTCGTGCTGCGCGTGCGCGCCTCGACGCTGAACTACCAC carries:
- a CDS encoding amidohydrolase family protein; translation: MSKSSKATACLVIEGAEVYAPAPLGTTSVVAGGGRTLWLGDDAAHQLASLEGVRRIDARGLRLIPGLIDQHIHFVGGGDANGPRGRVEELTARQLLSAGTTTAVGLLGVDNETRDLRLLLRKAHELRAGGVTAFIYTGGMPLPARHLLDSICADVSFIDQVIGAKSAVAERLHPNRDWNDLADLAGQVMRARAMSGKAAVLHCHVGSLDEALAPLVRLVDELDMPIEQIIPTHVNRTPDFSPVFEEAIAFALRGGTIDMTCCVSRLDGNLTGVDVPDAMRICLERGVPLAQITVSTDGNIPAAVRDADGKLTGYRTVPPSVLFRDLVRMVHELGLPLDQALQPMTTNVARVLGLDARKGQVAPGFDADYVLIDQNDLVHTVIAGGAVVFQQ
- a CDS encoding class I adenylate-forming enzyme family protein, yielding MVMFSNLGAALSTHVPAEQAAIIDLGSAEPRSYSYAELDALISAYARGFVRRGIGPGERIAIVAANSVHFIAIAFGALRAGITVVPVNYKLPPSLVAFILEDSDARLVFCDGPREPLVPASYERIRMDDRGEGTALAQFRDPGPFTAVEPGPQDVAMIIYTSGSSGVPKGVIFSHRGHLWALDHRTSANSPVGQRTIVAAPLYHQNGLASSQATLGSGGTVILLPSFEVETFVRAIAAYGVEMITAVPTMIAMLARRTDLLQELDFSKVKLVRVSSAPATPELMADIRRIFTNAKVVNGFGTTEAGPIFFGPHPDGLPQPDMSVGYAHPAVELRLVEDGKVRPDKGVLQIRSRAVMMGYLNKPELSAKSMTDDGFYITGDIFERDADGFYFFVSRADDMFVCGGENVFPGDVEAMLMQLPAVAEVCVVPVPDAIKGQKPVAFVVPKRGESVSEDEVKAFALANGPAYQHPRRVFIVPELPLASTNKVDRRALTERALALTS